A genomic region of Acipenser ruthenus chromosome 9, fAciRut3.2 maternal haplotype, whole genome shotgun sequence contains the following coding sequences:
- the LOC117406112 gene encoding fibronectin type III domain-containing protein 9, with product MGITVQNITATSATVTWPASPSCVDSFYSIMYHPNWNNLLTGYSRKNFLKEDKVPTEQTSANLWNLSPQTSYILCVTCQSANPSGDQCRVFNTLGQDPSSSLGSGRKELAMGIWLTSSLLLLIIAGILLYGCLHIWCSKHQDNPEGTFADPDVPDKREAAADSLYSHNNTGEDAQLATIIENPFTSSESSPRSYRNRELVPLACKDMDTPSQSL from the coding sequence ATGGGAATCACTGTGCAAAACATCACAGCCACCTCTGCCACAGTCACGTGGCCTGCCTCTCCAAGCTGCGTGGACAGCTTCTACAGCATCATGTACCACCCGAACTGGAACAATCTGCTCACAGGCTACTCCAGGAAGAACTTCCTTAAGGAGGACAAAGTTCCAACCGAACAGACCTCCGCTAACTTGTGGAACCTGAGCCCACAGACCAGCTACATCCTGTGTGTCACGTGCCAGTCGGCCAATCCCTCTGGCGACCAGTGCCGGGTCTTCAACACCCTGGGCCAGGACCCCTCCTCCTCGCTGGGCAGTGGCAGGAAGGAACTGGCCATGGGCATCTGGCTGACCAGCAGCCTCCTTCTGCTCATTATCGCTGGCATCCTCTTGTATGGCTGCCTGCACATCTGGTGCAGCAAACACCAGGATAACCCAGAGGGGACCTTTGCCGACCCAGATGTGCCAGACAAGAGAGAGGCAGCCGCAGACAGTCTCTACTCGCACAACAACACTGGAGAAGACGCCCAGCTGGCTACCATCATAGAGAACCCCTTTACTTCATCAGAGTCGTCTCCCCGCAGCTACAGAAATCGAGAGCTGGTGCCCCTGGCATgcaaagacatggacaccccttCCCAGAGCCTTTGA